A genome region from Christensenella minuta includes the following:
- a CDS encoding helix-turn-helix domain-containing protein, translated as MSYDSIFLKKPKIKLVEWIGSGERLRPENSDYTELVICMDGMSEVCAGREYSHIDRRQLLVLQGSCGYRLMEEPPQDEKILRILLYDYQVRGYPENKIMEEDFLFLPLLKSSDFFLNSCAYLQQEWNSRDGPVKNEIITSALCILLYIIIDELKTMESNVSDVTEVTRRYIEQNYNRELTLTQIASEVNFSIYYLAHIFKREMGVSPMQYLMNCRMEKAKELLTDTRRTISDIAAEVGYQNKNYFTMLFKRNVGITPGKFRKEGPKGRSGERP; from the coding sequence ATGAGTTACGATTCGATTTTTTTAAAAAAACCGAAGATTAAGCTGGTCGAATGGATTGGCTCCGGAGAGAGGCTGCGGCCTGAAAATTCAGATTATACCGAGCTTGTGATTTGTATGGATGGAATGTCGGAGGTATGCGCGGGCCGCGAATATTCCCACATTGACCGCAGGCAGCTGCTGGTGCTGCAGGGAAGCTGCGGATATCGGCTAATGGAGGAACCGCCGCAGGATGAGAAAATACTGCGCATCCTTTTGTATGATTATCAGGTCAGGGGCTATCCGGAAAACAAAATCATGGAGGAGGATTTCCTTTTTCTGCCGCTCCTGAAAAGCAGCGATTTTTTCCTCAACAGCTGCGCCTACCTCCAACAGGAGTGGAACAGCCGGGACGGGCCGGTAAAAAACGAGATTATTACTTCGGCCTTGTGCATTTTATTGTATATTATTATCGACGAACTCAAAACCATGGAAAGCAACGTTTCGGATGTAACCGAGGTCACGCGCCGCTATATCGAACAAAACTACAACCGGGAGCTCACCCTCACGCAGATCGCTTCCGAAGTAAACTTCAGCATCTATTATCTTGCACATATCTTCAAACGGGAAATGGGCGTCTCTCCCATGCAATACCTGATGAACTGCCGGATGGAAAAGGCCAAGGAGCTTTTGACCGATACCAGACGGACGATTTCTGATATCGCAGCGGAGGTGGGATATCAGAACAAGAATTACTTTACCATGCTGTTTAAGCGCAACGTGGGGATTACGCCCGGAAAATTCAGGAAGGAAGGCCCCAAGGGAAGGTCTGGCGAGCGTCCGTAG